In the Hordeum vulgare subsp. vulgare chromosome 7H, MorexV3_pseudomolecules_assembly, whole genome shotgun sequence genome, one interval contains:
- the LOC123408109 gene encoding early nodulin-93-like, with translation MSSSAATVTRASLDHKLALAKRCSREATFAGAKAAAVATVASAVPTLASVRMLPWAKANLNPTGQALIVCTVAGMAYFVAADKTILSLARRHSYESAPDHLKDTSFGGAAAAPARPRPRSFFRP, from the exons ATGTCGTCGTCGGCGGCCACCGTCACCCGCGCGTCCCTCGACCACAAGCTCGCCCTCGCCAAACGCTGCTCCAGAG AGGCAACGTTCGCCGGAGCAAAGGCTGCGGCCGTCGCCACGGTCGCGTCGGCAGTCCCCACG CTGGCGAGCGTGAGGATGCTGCCGTGGGCCAAGGCGAACCTCAACCCCACCGGCCAGGCGCTCATCGTCTGCACCGTCGCCGGGATGGCATACTTCGTCGCCGCCGACAAGACCATCCTCTCGCTGGCGAGGAGGCACTCCTACGAGAGCGCCCCTGACCACCTCAAAGACACCTCCTTCGGTGGCGCCGCCGCGGCTCCGGCTCGTCCCCGTCCGCGATCATTCTTCAGACCTTGA